A segment of the Lolium perenne isolate Kyuss_39 chromosome 3, Kyuss_2.0, whole genome shotgun sequence genome:
AGCCACGCACCGGATCGCGCATCGACGAGCGCCGCTACTCGAGTCGCCCTCCGACGCTAACCACCACCGCGGGCACGGCCATGGGCGCACCACCACGCAGAACGCTCGCGACGGTGTCCGCCTCCGCCGTCCGCCCGCTCCTCCGCCGACCGCCCGCTGACGGCCGCTGCGCTCCGCCATCAGCCTCTCCTCACGCTCGCGCTCGCGCCGCCGCTGTTCGCCCCGACGGCCATCTACTACTGGTGACGTTATTCTGGAGGAGTGGAGGACTGAGGAGAGATATGGCGTGATTTGGGGAAGACCCCCCGCCCCACTCTTCTCTTAACTGCATTTGGCCCACCTCTGTATTGTATCTGTATCGCGCGTGGGTTTGGAAAAGTAGATcaactgttgtgtgggccccagcAAACACATGGACCAATGGCAGCCTGACTTCCACCAGGAGCATATGCCGACCGGTTCACTTATGCACTTTCAAGGGACGCAGGGGCTGCAGCTCCGCGAGACGTGCTCGGATGCGGAGGGCGAGAACCTACAAGTGTTATTTGAAGACCATTTTGCAAATATTATTGCAAAACTGGAACCTACTAGAGCTGACAAGCGGGGTCCACTACTGCCACGTCCACAAATACAACGGCGGAGCAGCATGGGTGACCCTCTATGAGCACACGACGTGTCTTCAGTGACCGTAATTTGGTATTTTATGCGTACGATGACCAAACTGAAGCCCACCAACAAGTTTAAGTACCTACATGTATTTTTTACTCTTTCAAGTATGAATAATTAGCCAAACATATTGGCGCACCCACCGGCCACCACCCAGCGACGAAGACTTGGCTGCCAGTCCACGCCCATCCTCACCGCCGGCGACACCTGCAAATCCAGATCCAGAGAAGGCCCCCTTCAACCGGCGAGATGGAGATCGCAGTGGGCGCGGTCTCAGGCATGGTGGACGCGCTGCCAGGCAAGCTCGGCGAGCTGCTGCAGCAGGAGTACGCGCTGCTCTCCGGCGTCCGTGGGGACGTCACCTTCTTCCAGGCCGAGCTGAGCACCATGCACGCCGCAGTCCTCCGCTCCGAGGCCCTCGACGATCCCGACGTGCAGACAAAGAACTGGATCGGCCAAGTCCGCGAGCTCGCCTACGACATCGAGGACTGGGTGGACCTCTTCGCCCACCGTGTCGACGCCGGCAGACACGACGCGGACCTAGCCACCTCCTCCCGGTTCTCCCGGTGGATTCGCCGCGGCATCGACAGGCTCACGACCATCCCCGACCGCCACGTCATCGCCACCGAACTGCAGGAACTCCGGCAGCGCGTCGTCGAGGTGAGCGAGCAGCGGAAGCGCTACAGCCTCGGCCCGCAGGTCATCCCAGCAGGGCCCCGGCACACGGCTGCGCTCGATCCTCGGATCATCTCTCTCTACACCGACAGCGCTAGCCTTGTGGGTCTGGATGGGCCCCGGCGCGAGGTGGCGGAGATGTTGACCGGAGCGGGCTCGGACAGGCTCAAGGTGGTGTCCATCGTTGGGATGGCCGGCTCCGGGAAGACGACGCTTGGCAGGGAGGTGTATGGGTTGGTCGGTGCGGGGTTCAAGTGCCGCGCGTCGGTGTCAGCCGGCCGGAGCTCAGATATTGCCAAGGTGCTCACTGATATGCTATCCCAAGTGGACAGCGAGTACAGACGACGAGGTGATACCGCCGATCTAACTCAATTGATTGGGAGGCTGAGGGAGCATTTTAAAGATAAGAGGTATTAGTGCAATTTGTTTGTCCACATTAGTTTGCTAATCTTTTACAAGCTGGCAATTTAGGTACTGACTTAGTGCTCTACTTAGATTCCTGTACATGTGCTCTATTTGCTAGAAATTGGATTAATCCACTTCAATTGTTATACTTTGTCCTGACAGGAGCTTTAAGTTTAACCCATGCAGTTAATTCATCTTTCTAGATAAAAATACACTGCATTTTTTTCTCCAGTACACTGAATCTGTGGCACTCGCCGATACACATCACCAATCATGGATAGAAACTTAGTCCTGATGCCTCTTGGTTGACGTGTTTGCAAACTCTTTGATGCATTCCCTCTTGTTATTAAATAGGTATCTTGTTATGATTGATGATCTATGGAGTATTCAAACTTGGGGGACAATCAAATGCTGTTTTCCAGAGAACAATCTTGGAAGTCGGATTATCACTACAACAAGAATTGAAGCTGTTGCAAAGGACGGTGGCCATGTTTACAGGACACATCTTCTTGAGGAAGCTGATGCCGAAACTTTGTTTTCCCGAATAACTTTTGGGAGTGTCGGTGGGTGTCCTCCCCATTTGAAGGATGTttcagctcagatcttgagaaagtGTGGTGGTTTGCCACTTGCTATAGTGAGTGTGGGTGCCATATTAGCCAACAAGACACATACGAAAGATGAATTTGAGCAGTATGGATTGGAATGGCAAGCAAATTCACAGCTAGAAGTGATGAAACAGGTCATCAAACTTAGCTACAGTGATCTTCCTGCTCATCTCAAAGCATGTCTATTGTCCCTTAGCATATTTCCTGAGAACCATGAGATCGAAATAACACGTCTTGTGAGGCGTTGGATAGCAGAAGGATTCATCAGCGAACATCGTGGTACAAGCACAGAGGAAATAGCAAGGAACTACATCAATGACCTCATTGGTAGAAACTTAATCCAGCCAACACAGCTGAATCATGATGTCACCCCTAGGAGTTGTGCTCTTCATCCGGTAATACACGAGTTCATTGTTTGCAAGGCCATGGAAGATAACTTTGTTGCCTTGGTACATGCTGAGCAGCAAGATGTCCCACCTGGCAACCGCACTGTCCGACGCCTATCCTTGCTGAATAGTGGTAAATCTGATCAGGCTGTGGCACAAATTGATGGGACAAAAGTATCTCGTGCTCGCTCGATCACCGTATTTGCTCACACCTGTGGCACACCTCGTCTAAATGAACTTAGTGTATTGCGAGTTCTGGACCTTGAAGGCTGTGAAGGTCCACTTTGCCTTGACGGTCTCTGCAAATTGCTGCTTCTGAGGTACTTGAACCTCAAGGGAACAGATATCAGTCAGCTGCCAGCACAGATTGGGGATCTCAAATGCCTAGAGACACTGGATGTGAGAACCACAAAGGTGAAAGAGCTACCTCTCAGCATTCTCAGCCTCGAAAATTTAACGCATTTGCTCACCGGAAATGCCAAGTTGCCAACGGGGATAAGCAAGATGAAGTCTGTGTTGACACTgtcgtgcagcaatgttggcaagAGCGCTACGGTGAATATCATACAAGAGATAGGTGAAATGGCCAGCTTGAGGGAACTTGAATTATTTTGCGATGTTACTCAGATGCCTGGGGATAAGAAACAAGTCGTATTTCAATGTGGCGGGCTCCGGAGTCTTACGAAACTTTCCATTCGGTGCAGCTCGCCATCAGTGGCCTTTGTGGCAGGTGCTTTACCAAAGGTTGAAGTGCTTGAGCTAAAGTTCGAAAAGGGCCCTTCAAAAGAGTCAAGTGGTGTGTCTGGCATAGAGCATTTGTCAAGCCTCAAGCATATGCCAATCGAGTTTTCGCAGCATGTTGCAGGCGCTGCAGCTGCTGTGGCTGCAGTAAGAAATGTCGCTGAGATTGCCCACCCTAATTGTCAAGTGATCACCGTGAATGTTGACCAATAGAGTTTTCGAACATTGTGCACATTTGACTCGTGCAGGCGCGAGGGATTTTACATACCTTCTACCTGCGTCAGTTGAACGCATTTGATGTTCATTTGAACACTTTCCTTATAACAGGCGATGCCCTCGGATTAAGTGTATGATGCTGTCTCCTTTGTTCCTTACTTCTTTGCTTCTATGTTTATGTCCGGTTTAACGTTGTACTCCTACCATGTTTCACATTAATTGCTACACATACTtcgttttcttcttcttttcaatCTGAACTAAACTA
Coding sequences within it:
- the LOC127327074 gene encoding disease resistance protein Pik-2 translates to MEIAVGAVSGMVDALPGKLGELLQQEYALLSGVRGDVTFFQAELSTMHAAVLRSEALDDPDVQTKNWIGQVRELAYDIEDWVDLFAHRVDAGRHDADLATSSRFSRWIRRGIDRLTTIPDRHVIATELQELRQRVVEVSEQRKRYSLGPQVIPAGPRHTAALDPRIISLYTDSASLVGLDGPRREVAEMLTGAGSDRLKVVSIVGMAGSGKTTLGREVYGLVGAGFKCRASVSAGRSSDIAKVLTDMLSQVDSEYRRRGDTADLTQLIGRLREHFKDKRYLVMIDDLWSIQTWGTIKCCFPENNLGSRIITTTRIEAVAKDGGHVYRTHLLEEADAETLFSRITFGSVGGCPPHLKDVSAQILRKCGGLPLAIVSVGAILANKTHTKDEFEQYGLEWQANSQLEVMKQVIKLSYSDLPAHLKACLLSLSIFPENHEIEITRLVRRWIAEGFISEHRGTSTEEIARNYINDLIGRNLIQPTQLNHDVTPRSCALHPVIHEFIVCKAMEDNFVALVHAEQQDVPPGNRTVRRLSLLNSGKSDQAVAQIDGTKVSRARSITVFAHTCGTPRLNELSVLRVLDLEGCEGPLCLDGLCKLLLLRYLNLKGTDISQLPAQIGDLKCLETLDVRTTKVKELPLSILSLENLTHLLTGNAKLPTGISKMKSVLTLSCSNVGKSATVNIIQEIGEMASLRELELFCDVTQMPGDKKQVVFQCGGLRSLTKLSIRCSSPSVAFVAGALPKVEVLELKFEKGPSKESSGVSGIEHLSSLKHMPIEFSQHVAGAAAAVAAVRNVAEIAHPNCQVITVNVDQ